Proteins co-encoded in one Nicotiana sylvestris chromosome 7, ASM39365v2, whole genome shotgun sequence genomic window:
- the LOC138874064 gene encoding uncharacterized protein — protein MKKDIVEFVARCLNCQHVKYEHQRPGVLLQQMPIPEWKWERITIDFIVGLPQTLRKFDAIWVIMDRLTKSAHFIRVVTTYTSERLAQIYIREIVRLNGMPVSIILDRGPQFTSHFWRAIQEFAYNNSYQSSIEMAPFEALYGRQCHSPIGWLEPGETKLYGTDLVQDALDKLDESLSYEEEPVAIIDRQDRQLRSKRISMVKVQWRGQSVEEGTWESEEDMRSRYPHLFSTSGTFLCSFEDERLFKRWRM, from the exons atgaagaaagacatagtggagtttgtggctaggtgtttgaattgccagcatgTCAAGTACGAGCACCAGAGGCCGGGTGTCCTACTTCAGCAAatgcctataccagagtggaagtgggagcgcattactatagaTTTCATAGTTGGCTTGCCCcagaccttgcggaagtttgatgcaataTGGGTCATCatggacaggttgaccaagtcggcacactttatacgagttgtgactacttacacttCGGAGAGATTGGCTCAGATTTACATCCGAGAGATAGTCCGGTTAAACGGtatgcctgtttccatcatattagatagaggccctcagttcacttctcatTTCTGGAGAGCTATTCagg agtttgcttacaacaacagctatcagtccagcattgagatggctccatttgaagCTTTATACGGTCGGCAGTGtcattctcctatcgggtggttagAGCCTGGTGAGACTAAGTTatacggtacagatttggtacaggatgccttggacaag TTGGATGAGAGCCTGAGttacgaggaggagccagttgccattattgataggcaggatcgccagttaagatccaagaggatttcaatggtaaaggtccagtggaggggccaatcAGTCGAGGAGgggacctgggagtccgaggaggacatgcggagcagatacccacatttattcagcacatcaggtacttttctatgctcgttcgaggatgaacgtttgtttaagaggtggagaatgtaa